Part of the Coccinella septempunctata chromosome 3, icCocSept1.1, whole genome shotgun sequence genome is shown below.
TAACGTGTAAAGATAATTAGTAAAAAGTATTTGTGCCAATTTTGATTGTGCATAAGCTTCTGAGGTGATATATCTTGATCTGAAATCAAATTTCATagtgtttgaaatattttctcaaaGGTTGGGTTCTAATTTTAGGAAATTATGTACAAAGACTCTCACCGATAATTGATATCATCGAAATTAATTGCACCTGCTAAATGTGCACATGAAGAAACATTCACAATCCTGCTGTTGCATTTTGCATCTCCTGCTTTTTTGAGGGAGTCAAATAATAAGTGAGTCAGGAGAAAATGACCTAAATAGTTTGTTGCAAATTGTGATTCATATCCATCTCTTGTTTCTATACGTGGTCCAAACATTATCCCAGCTAAAAACGAGAATGATGATAAGCATTTCAATTTTAGATCTAGATCTGTAAAGTCTCATGTCTGCATGGATGTTGAACTCACCGTTATTGattaaataattaattttagGATATTTTTCCGTGACTGTGGCGGCGAAATTCCTAACAGAATCTAAATAACTTATGTCTAACTGAAATGCATCAATATCCCCTTTGTCTAGTCCTTCATCTCTGTACTTCTTGAGCATCATCTCGGCTGCTTGAACATTTCTACATCCTAAAAGCGACCGATATAAACTTCCGTTTAATAGTCATTCAAACTTTTTATAAATCAGCGCAgttaatttttcttgaaaacaaaagaatttCCTTGCCCCACTTTAATGGTACATTTTTGTATGTTCAGCCACAAAATTGTTGCGTGAAATATTTTAAGTAACTTaatttgaagtaatattatgcGGAATGATACGCTAACAGGAAAATAAAGGCGTGTAAATTTGCATTCACTAATTTACGATTTATTGTTCTAATTTTTCCAgagatatagatatagatatctctgaatttttcacaaaaagaCTGGAGTTTCGAGTTAAAGCAGGACTTTTGGTTGTCACTGCTCTTTGTTTGATTGCTGTTTCAATTAGGAAAATATGTTTAATAAGTATCATTGCAACAATTAGTTTCGAGTGTTTTTCATCATATGTTAATTAAATTCAAGCATTTGAACTTCTTAGGAAGGAAATTTTGCGCAACATTGACACCGCGCGAGACATTTTTTAtatgtatgaaaaaataaagCTGATAATCATgaactgaaaaattttcaattgggATTCAGCTCAGTTTCGAACCTTCGGTAATAATTACTAGGTACATTCATCTGACTATATGGCTCACCAATAACAACTGTAATATCACATTTCATAAGCATTTTAACAACTTCAGCTCCAATCCCTCTGGCACCACCTGTTATAACGGCTATTTTACCAGGCTGTGGCAAtaaatctgaaataaaaaaatatatataatcaaACACTCAAAACTATCAGCATATAAAGCCTCCGCGGTACaagaataacaattttttaaaaaCCCTATTGTCGGACCTTCAAATACAGTTCACATTTCAAATTATGAAGAAGTGAA
Proteins encoded:
- the LOC123309584 gene encoding dehydrogenase/reductase SDR family member on chromosome X; translated protein: MIIICGCLVIIIATAIAIVRSKKPMDLIMAEAKYEMMYNAMGSRALLQDWMMRKDNKTDLLPQPGKIAVITGGARGIGAEVVKMLMKCDITVVIGCRNVQAAEMMLKKYRDEGLDKGDIDAFQLDISYLDSVRNFAATVTEKYPKINYLINNAGIMFGPRIETRDGYESQFATNYLGHFLLTHLLFDSLKKAGDAKCNSRIVNVSSCAHLAGAINFDDINYRSRYITSEAYAQSKLAQILFTNYLYTLCKNEGHHIQLHSIHPGIVNTELFDGTNLKNLAPWLPNLMFKNPEQGAIPIVHACLSPELEGKGGTYIHNCRIFPTSELAQDEELQKKLFDFTKTLIGIEHFGVTT